A region of Paenibacillus sp. JNUCC-31 DNA encodes the following proteins:
- a CDS encoding ABC transporter permease yields the protein MGKYVLKSLLQVIPVLFIVSLIVFILVRVTGDPVALMLPETATAEDRAVLTQALGLDQPLYTQYIKFLGSALQGDFGQSFRYGEPALQLVLERLPASFELAVAAMFFAIVMAIPLGVASAVKRNTFTDLIISGISVIGKAMPNFWMGIMLILLFSVMLGVLPVSGRGGISHLILPAFTLGVGLAAQMTRLIRSSMLEILSQDYIRTARSKGLGRMVVIGRHAFRNGLIPVVTIMSLQFTSLIGGTLITETVFSWPGLGQLLVVAVNTHDMAIVQAAVFVIAFIVVVTNILTDVAYRLLDPRIKYD from the coding sequence ATGGGCAAATATGTACTCAAGTCATTACTGCAGGTTATTCCGGTTCTGTTCATTGTTTCATTAATCGTATTCATATTGGTCCGCGTCACGGGAGATCCGGTTGCCCTGATGCTGCCGGAAACAGCTACTGCTGAAGACCGGGCTGTGTTGACGCAGGCACTTGGACTGGACCAGCCGTTATACACGCAGTATATCAAGTTCCTGGGCAGTGCCTTGCAGGGGGATTTTGGCCAATCCTTCCGTTATGGAGAGCCGGCCTTACAGCTTGTGCTGGAACGATTGCCGGCAAGTTTTGAACTCGCTGTTGCCGCGATGTTTTTTGCCATTGTCATGGCTATACCGTTGGGTGTTGCCTCAGCTGTTAAACGTAACACGTTTACCGATCTGATCATCTCCGGGATATCGGTAATTGGAAAAGCCATGCCGAACTTCTGGATGGGCATCATGCTGATTTTATTATTTTCGGTTATGTTGGGTGTTCTGCCCGTCTCCGGCCGAGGTGGAATATCACACTTGATATTGCCTGCCTTTACGCTTGGGGTCGGACTGGCTGCTCAGATGACTCGTCTGATTCGCTCCAGCATGCTGGAAATTCTGAGTCAGGATTACATCCGTACGGCACGGAGCAAGGGGCTCGGCCGGATGGTCGTGATTGGCAGACATGCGTTTCGCAATGGCTTGATTCCAGTCGTGACGATTATGAGTTTGCAATTTACAAGCTTGATCGGTGGAACATTGATTACCGAGACCGTATTCTCCTGGCCCGGGCTGGGTCAACTGCTGGTTGTTGCCGTCAACACGCATGACATGGCGATTGTACAGGCTGCTGTTTTTGTCATTGCGTTTATTGTGGTTGTAACCAATATATTGACGGACGTGGCCTACAGGCTGCTTGATCCACGGATTAAATACGATTAG
- a CDS encoding ABC transporter permease yields the protein MPGAGQEHENLRTPTGLRYIWNQLIISKTGIFGAVLVLLVVLIAICAPLLTSHDPGAVNPLNRLKPPAWLEGGTAEYWLGTDNLGRDMWSRIVYGARVSLIVGMGAVIVSGIIGAILGLLSGFYGKWLDAVIMRVGDAFMAIPTILFMLVVMAIVGPGITTLILVIGVTNWVPFTRVVRSEVLSIKERDFVHAARSIGAKNGRLILKHILPNILSSFIVICGMNVGTTIIMEASLSFLGLGIKPPDISWGGMLSDGRQYVATSWWVATFPGLAITLTVLGVIFLGDWLRDVLDPRTDTNKK from the coding sequence ATGCCGGGTGCAGGACAGGAACATGAGAATTTACGTACACCAACAGGACTTCGCTATATCTGGAATCAACTGATTATCAGCAAAACCGGAATATTTGGCGCTGTGCTCGTTTTGTTGGTTGTATTAATCGCTATTTGTGCACCTCTGTTAACGAGTCATGATCCGGGTGCAGTTAATCCTCTCAATCGTCTTAAACCGCCTGCTTGGCTTGAGGGGGGAACGGCTGAATATTGGCTGGGTACGGATAATCTGGGCAGGGATATGTGGAGCCGAATCGTATATGGTGCGCGGGTATCATTAATCGTGGGCATGGGTGCGGTCATCGTGTCCGGAATCATTGGTGCCATCCTTGGTCTCTTGTCCGGATTTTACGGAAAATGGCTGGATGCAGTTATTATGCGCGTGGGTGATGCATTTATGGCCATCCCTACCATTCTGTTTATGCTCGTTGTAATGGCCATTGTGGGTCCAGGAATTACAACGCTGATTTTGGTTATCGGTGTGACCAACTGGGTTCCTTTCACCCGTGTGGTTCGCAGTGAGGTGCTGAGTATCAAGGAGAGGGACTTTGTTCATGCTGCCAGATCCATCGGTGCCAAGAACGGGAGATTGATTCTGAAGCACATTCTGCCGAATATTTTATCTTCCTTTATCGTGATCTGCGGGATGAATGTCGGGACCACCATCATTATGGAAGCTTCGCTTAGTTTCCTGGGTCTGGGCATCAAGCCGCCTGACATTTCCTGGGGAGGCATGCTCAGTGATGGCAGGCAGTATGTGGCTACAAGCTGGTGGGTGGCAACGTTCCCTGGATTGGCAATAACCCTGACGGTTCTTGGCGTTATTTTCTTGGGAGATTGGCTGCGTGATGTGCTTGATCCACGTACGGATACGAACAAAAAATAA